From the Terriglobales bacterium genome, one window contains:
- a CDS encoding VWA domain-containing protein translates to MALELARRQRRWQIACASLAVICLCVPLGPVSAQQLPTFSSNVKVVNVPATVRTKKGEIVRGLSKDDFSLVEDGRPQVIKYFAKESDLPLSIGLLVDTSLSQRRLIDQERSASFVFLEQMLREDRDKAFVIHFEGESELLQDLTSSRQKLQSALDKLETPTMRRAGGGWPGGGGGWPGSGGHGGGSHGAGGTALYDAVFLASDEVISKQQGRKALIILSDGVDNASRVSIERAIESALRADTMVYSILFADPDAYGGGFGGRMGGGGWGRRGGGYPRFPQPQQSTANGKKVLERISKETGARMFEVSKKLPIGEIYAQIQEELRNQYSLGYTPDQIASGYHKIQVATRERDLVVQARDGYYARP, encoded by the coding sequence ATGGCATTAGAACTCGCTCGCAGGCAGCGCCGGTGGCAGATAGCGTGCGCGTCTCTGGCAGTAATCTGCCTCTGCGTTCCGCTGGGACCAGTCAGCGCGCAACAGCTTCCGACATTCTCCTCGAACGTCAAAGTGGTCAACGTTCCGGCCACGGTGCGCACGAAGAAGGGAGAGATTGTTCGCGGTCTTAGCAAGGACGATTTCTCGCTGGTTGAGGATGGGCGCCCGCAAGTCATCAAGTATTTCGCCAAGGAAAGCGACCTGCCCCTGTCGATCGGATTGCTGGTGGACACCAGCCTGAGCCAGCGCCGCTTGATCGACCAGGAACGCAGCGCGAGTTTTGTCTTCCTGGAGCAAATGTTGCGCGAAGACCGCGACAAGGCATTCGTCATTCATTTCGAAGGCGAGAGCGAGCTTCTGCAGGATCTCACCTCGTCGCGCCAGAAGCTGCAGTCGGCGCTCGATAAACTGGAAACCCCGACCATGCGACGTGCAGGCGGCGGTTGGCCCGGCGGCGGTGGCGGTTGGCCGGGAAGCGGAGGTCACGGCGGAGGATCGCATGGCGCCGGCGGCACCGCCCTTTACGACGCGGTGTTTCTGGCGTCGGATGAGGTCATCAGCAAACAGCAAGGCCGGAAGGCTCTCATTATTCTTTCCGATGGCGTGGACAACGCCAGCCGGGTGTCGATCGAGCGAGCCATCGAATCAGCTCTGCGCGCCGACACCATGGTGTATTCGATTCTCTTCGCTGATCCCGACGCCTATGGCGGCGGCTTCGGTGGGAGAATGGGCGGGGGCGGGTGGGGACGGCGCGGCGGTGGTTACCCCAGGTTCCCGCAACCTCAGCAGTCAACGGCAAATGGTAAGAAGGTGCTGGAAAGGATCTCCAAGGAAACCGGCGCGCGCATGTTCGAAGTCTCGAAAAAGCTGCCGATCGGGGAGATCTACGCCCAGATCCAGGAAGAACTTCGCAACCAATACAGCTTAGGCTATACCCCTGACCAGATCGCAAGCGGGTATCACAAAATCCAGGTCGCAACTCGCGAGAGAGACCTGGTGGTGCAGGCGCGAGACGGCTATTACGCCCGGCCGTAG
- a CDS encoding SIS domain-containing protein, producing the protein MPASKMLREIGQQPEVLERTIASELATAEKIRRRFAKRKPRLIVLVARGTSDNAAQFGRYLLEITTGIPVSLAAPSVYTLYKSAMDLKDILLVAISQSGESTDINVVVKQAAAQGAFTLGITNQQTSELARLVDTVFLVRAGTEESVAATKTYTGQLLTFYLLAYALGGSIRVDDLRRLPQCASAALQLQPEIAAQAVRYRFMERAVVVARGLNYANAFEFALKLMETCYVVAERFSSADFLHGPIAMLEASFPVFMFAPPGVTWKGLAGLASQLQEIGAETLIITDQSHRAAVKRAASGRLNHSFVIPLEIESRDRPADLYTPIPYIIPAQLLAVSLAEVKGLDPDCPRALSKITRTL; encoded by the coding sequence ATGCCGGCTTCGAAGATGTTGCGGGAGATCGGGCAGCAACCGGAAGTGCTGGAACGCACGATTGCATCCGAACTGGCGACAGCGGAGAAGATCCGAAGGCGCTTTGCCAAACGAAAGCCGCGGCTGATCGTGCTGGTCGCGCGCGGCACCTCCGATAATGCGGCACAGTTCGGACGTTACCTCCTCGAGATCACGACCGGGATCCCGGTCTCGCTTGCCGCCCCCTCGGTGTATACGCTGTACAAATCCGCGATGGATCTTAAGGACATCCTGCTGGTCGCGATTTCGCAATCCGGCGAATCCACCGACATCAACGTGGTGGTGAAACAGGCCGCAGCGCAGGGCGCGTTTACCCTGGGAATCACAAACCAGCAAACCAGCGAACTGGCGCGACTGGTGGACACGGTTTTCCTGGTGCGCGCCGGGACAGAAGAAAGTGTTGCGGCAACCAAGACCTACACCGGCCAACTGCTCACGTTTTACCTGCTGGCGTACGCGCTGGGAGGATCGATCCGAGTCGACGACCTGCGCCGCCTTCCGCAGTGCGCGTCCGCGGCGCTCCAGTTGCAGCCGGAAATCGCCGCGCAGGCGGTGCGCTATCGCTTCATGGAGCGGGCGGTAGTGGTCGCGCGCGGGCTGAATTATGCCAACGCCTTCGAGTTCGCACTCAAGCTGATGGAGACATGCTACGTGGTTGCGGAACGATTTTCTTCCGCCGATTTTCTGCACGGTCCCATCGCGATGCTGGAAGCTTCGTTCCCAGTGTTCATGTTTGCGCCTCCCGGCGTCACCTGGAAGGGATTGGCCGGACTCGCGAGCCAGCTGCAGGAAATCGGCGCGGAAACATTGATCATCACCGACCAAAGCCATCGCGCTGCGGTAAAACGGGCTGCGTCCGGCAGGCTCAACCACAGCTTCGTCATCCCACTGGAAATCGAATCTCGCGACCGCCCCGCCGATCTCTACACTCCGATTCCGTATATCATCCCGGCCCAATTGCTGGCCGTATCGCTGGCGGAGGTCAAAGGACTGGATCCGGATTGCCCGCGCGCCCTGAGCAAGATCACGCGGACGCTGTAG
- the nagA gene encoding N-acetylglucosamine-6-phosphate deacetylase produces the protein MRTVLTASALLTPLERIEQPLIVIEDGQIARVSSRQLSEIPAGTEVRDFPDGVLAPGLIDIHIHGGAGHDVMTANAGALEDFERALVRHGVTGYFPTTVTAPLDTTCVALERLASAIETVSARSRDGSLRAQPLGIHLEGPFISHAKRGVHPSYHLQAPSLEIFDHLWQAARGKISIMTVAPELPHAEYLIAEAARRGVCVSMGHSDSPLAAVETAVAAGARHATHTFNAMRPLDHREPGILGAVLADERLTADIIADGIHVHPEVIRIFLRAKGAERAVLITDAISATGMGDGRYQLGGFEVTVTGERCEYEGRLAGSVLTLDRAVRNVVQFAGWNLQQAIRLATLNAASVAGFAGRKGHIVEGADADIVVLTGDGRPLKTFVAGMAVS, from the coding sequence ATGAGAACCGTCCTGACCGCATCGGCGCTTCTGACACCCCTGGAACGGATTGAGCAGCCGCTGATCGTTATTGAAGATGGGCAAATTGCAAGGGTGAGCTCTCGCCAACTGTCGGAGATACCCGCCGGGACCGAAGTGCGTGACTTTCCTGACGGTGTGTTGGCGCCGGGTCTGATCGACATTCACATTCATGGCGGCGCCGGGCACGATGTCATGACCGCCAACGCCGGCGCTCTGGAGGATTTCGAGAGGGCTCTGGTTCGCCACGGCGTGACCGGCTATTTCCCCACCACCGTCACCGCGCCGCTCGATACGACTTGCGTTGCCTTAGAAAGGCTCGCCTCGGCGATCGAGACGGTTTCAGCTCGATCCCGCGACGGCAGCCTGCGCGCACAACCGCTCGGCATTCACCTGGAGGGTCCATTCATCAGCCATGCAAAACGAGGTGTTCATCCGTCCTATCATTTGCAGGCGCCCTCGCTCGAAATTTTCGACCATCTCTGGCAGGCTGCACGTGGAAAAATATCGATCATGACGGTTGCGCCGGAACTCCCCCACGCGGAGTACCTGATCGCGGAGGCGGCGCGGCGCGGCGTGTGCGTCAGCATGGGACACAGCGATAGCCCACTGGCGGCTGTGGAAACTGCGGTTGCCGCCGGCGCTCGCCACGCCACCCACACTTTCAATGCAATGCGCCCTCTCGATCACCGCGAGCCCGGCATTCTGGGCGCGGTGCTCGCGGATGAAAGGTTGACGGCCGACATTATCGCCGACGGCATTCACGTCCATCCCGAAGTAATCCGGATATTCCTGCGTGCCAAGGGGGCGGAACGCGCGGTGCTGATTACCGATGCAATTAGCGCCACGGGCATGGGCGACGGCCGCTATCAACTCGGCGGATTTGAAGTCACGGTGACCGGCGAGCGCTGTGAGTACGAAGGCCGCCTCGCTGGAAGCGTGCTCACGCTGGATCGCGCGGTACGCAATGTAGTGCAATTTGCCGGCTGGAATCTGCAGCAGGCAATCCGCCTGGCAACGCTGAATGCCGCTTCCGTGGCTGGTTTCGCCGGACGCAAAGGCCACATCGTCGAAGGCGCCGACGCCGATATCGTGGTCCTGACCGGCGATGGACGACCACTCAAAACATTCGTCGCGGGCATGGCGGTTAGCTAG
- a CDS encoding rhodanese-like domain-containing protein, whose translation MNTTIRHRHLPAGISLTVIIILLLATVVAAAQNGGKRAGSELPLGSQDLIQPEDLVKTLRSDAAKPAVLYVGPRFLYAQAHIPGAEFIGSAADSESLNRLRKRVASLPKNSHLVLYCGCCPWEHCPNIRPAYQELQKLGFTQAKALYLSTSFGSDWVEKGYPVEKGEPR comes from the coding sequence ATGAACACCACGATACGGCATCGGCATTTGCCCGCGGGAATCTCACTTACAGTCATCATTATTCTGTTGCTGGCGACAGTGGTTGCCGCGGCGCAAAACGGAGGCAAGCGAGCCGGCAGCGAATTGCCGCTGGGCAGCCAAGACTTGATACAGCCGGAGGACCTGGTAAAAACGCTGCGGTCCGACGCGGCGAAACCGGCAGTCCTGTATGTCGGACCACGTTTCTTGTACGCTCAAGCGCACATTCCGGGGGCTGAATTTATTGGTTCGGCGGCCGATTCAGAGTCCCTCAACCGTTTGCGCAAGCGCGTGGCCTCTCTGCCGAAAAACTCCCACCTCGTCCTGTACTGCGGCTGTTGCCCCTGGGAGCACTGTCCCAATATCCGGCCGGCGTACCAGGAACTTCAAAAGTTGGGATTTACCCAGGCGAAAGCCCTCTACCTCTCGACCAGCTTCGGCTCGGACTGGGTCGAAAAAGGTTACCCGGTGGAGAAAGGCGAACCGCGATAG